The sequence GAGTTCCGGCCCGGCGCTGTCGCCGGGCCATCGGGCGCGCCCGGTCAGGCGACGCCGAGCTTCTTCTGCAGGCTGGTCGACGAGGTCGTGTACTGGAACAGGATCTTCTTGTCCGGGAACACGATCCGGCTCGCGGCCTGCGCCATCAGCGCCGCCTCGTGGAACCCGGACAGGATCAGCTTCAGCTTGCCGGGATACCAGTTGATGTCGCCGATCGAGAAGATGCCCGGCTCCGAGGTCTGGAACTTCTCGGTGTCGACCTTGATCAGGTTCTCATGCAGGTTGAGGCCCCAATTGGCGATCGGGCCGAGCTTCATCGTCAGGCCGAAAAAGGGCAGCAGGCGCGTCGTCGGCAACTTATGCTCGTTGTCGTCATTGTCGGCGATGACGGCGTGCGTGATCTGACCATCGGCACCCTCGAGCCCAGTGACCTGGCCGAACATCAGCTTCATCTCGCCCGCCTCGACCAGCGCGCGCATCTTGTTGACGCTATCGGGCGCGGCGCGGAAAGCGTCGCGGCGGTGCATCAGCGTGACGCTGCGGGCAATCGGCTGCAGGTTCAGCGTCCAGTCGAGCGCGGAATCGCCGCCGCCGACGATCAGGATGTCATGGTCGCGGAATGCTTCCATCTTGCGGACGGAATAGAAGACCGACTTGCCTTCGAAATTCTCGATCGCGGGCACCGGCGGGCGCTTGGGCTGGAACGAGCCGCCGCCGGCCGCGATCACCACGACCTTGGTGAGAAACACCTTGTCGGCATCGGTGGTGACGCGGAACGAACCGTCTTCCAGCCGCTCGATGCCGTTCACCTGCTCGCCGAGATGGAAGGTCGGATCGAACGGCTTGATCTGCGCCATCAGGTTTTCGGTCAGGCCGTCGCCGGTGATGATCGGAAACGCTGGAATGTCGTAGATCGGCTTTTCGGGATAGAGCTCGGCGCACTGGCCGCCGGGCTTTTCCAGGATATCGATCAGGTGGCAGCGAACGTCCAGCAGGCCCAGTTCGAAGACGGCAAACAGTCCGACAGGTCCAGCGCCGACGATGACGACATCGGCTTCGATGGTTTCGCTCATGATCATACCGTTAAAATAGTGAATGCGCGCGACGTTTAACCGCTGCGCGCACTGCTGCAAAGGATCAAAGTTCCGCGCAAACGCCTCCAGCGAGCAAAACCAACCTCACTCGCGGCCCAGCCGAGGCTTAGCCCTGGCGCTCGGGGATCCGGACGATCAGTCCGTCCAGCTCGGGCTTGACGCGGATCTGGCAGGAGAGACGCGAATTCGGCTGCACGTCCTGGGCGAAGTCGAGCATGTCCTCTTCCATCGCCTCCGGCTCGCCTGTTATCGCGACCCAAGCTTCATCGACATAGACATGGCAGGTGGCGCAGGCGCAGGCGCCGCCGCATTCCGCCTCGATGCCGGGCACCGCGTTGCGCACGGCGTTCTCCATGACGGTGGAGCCGTCACGGGCTTCAATCTCGTAGGGCGTACCGTCAAAGGCGATATAGGTGATCTTGGCCATGGCATCCGCGACGCTGCAAAAGACCGCCCCCTATAGGCGATATGCCGCTTGCGTGCCAAGGCCTGTGCGCGGCCGCGCCCGCGACCGATTGGTACTCCGGCCCTGGCGGCAGGGGCGCTGCCGACCCGATGCGAGAAATCCGATGCGATGGTTAACGATCGATCGCCGGTCCGGCGCCCTCGAATCTCCAAGCGAAATCGCGGTGCCGCGCAGACTTTCCGTTTCGTCATATGGGCGTCGGATGGTCTAGAACGCAATCGGCGACCGAAAAGGCTGCAACCGCGATCCCGAATATTTCGCGTCTGTTGAAGAGCCGCCCTGAAAGAGCCAATTCGACAGGCGGACCGCCGCGAAAAACACGTCACGGCCGGCAAGGCGCAAAGATGATCGAGATCCAATACAACCTGTGCGGGCTAAATCGCCGTTCAACCGGTTGCGACGTCTTTCCGTTTGGACACAACTGCTCCCGCCGGTCTCGCGAGGAGCCGGGACGCACGCCGTCAATACCTTGTTAACAAATTGCGACCGAAAGCCGTACTTTCTTGTACCCCTGCCCCTAATGTGCCAAAAGGTGGGGCTACGGGCAAGGGTGTGAAGGCCGATCTGGATCGCGAGTATGGCGTCTCCGGGGGACAGGCTGATCTACGGGTTGTGGCAATCTCGGCGCACGTATCAAGCGCTAGCTGTGTCCTGGAAGCATCCTGTTGCTTTTGACGGGTTCCCGTCGAAGCGGCCGACAGAGTATCGAGTACGGACGCGAGGCTAAAAAATGGCGAATACCCCGAAGTCCAAGGACCCGGTGGATGCAGCGCTCACCGCCGTGGAGGAGGCGCTCCGGATCGATTTCGACGCTCCGACGGCGGCGAGCCCCCGGGCACCCGCTGGAGGCGTTCCACGCGATCGCCGGCTTGAGCCCCCCAGACTTCAGGAGGCGCCCCGCAAGGGAGATGCGCCCCGCCGCGCCGATGCGCCGCGCAAGGTAGAAGCCCCAGCAGCGGCTGCGAATCGCGCCCTGCCCTCCCCGACCCGTTCCGAAGAAGCCGGCGCCTCGCCGCGCGGCCGCCAGTCCAGCCGCAACAGCCGCATGCCCGCCAATGACGACCGTCGCGTCGGCGGTGCCTCGCTGCCCGCGCGCCGTCCGTCGCGCCTGATCTATCCGCTCGCCTCGCTGTTCTCGATCGCCTGGGTCGGCGCCATTGCGGCCTATGTGAGCTCCGCCAATATCAGCCTGTTCTCCGGCGACAGCGCCGTGGGTTCGGCCCAGTTCACCAATATCGCGCTCGCCTTGGTGCTGCCGGTCGGCATCGTCTGGGGCATCGCCATGATGGTGGCCCGCGCCCAGGAAATGCGCATCGCCGCGCGCTCGATCTCCGATGTCGCCGCCCGCCTGTCCGAGCCCGAGGACGCCGCTTCCGAGGCAGTCGTCACCGTCAGCCAGGCCATCCGCCGCGAAGTCGCCGCCATGGGCGACGGCATCGAGCGGGCACTGGCCCGCGCCAGCGAGCTCGAACTGCTCGTCCATAACGAAGTCGCCGCGCTCGAACGCTCCTATTCCGACAATGAAGTCCGTATGCGCGGTCTGATCGACGACCTCGCCAACCAACGCGAAGCAATCGTCATCAATTCCGAGCGCGTCCGCACCTCGATCGTTTCGGCGCAGGAATCGCTGTCGAAGGATCTGGGCGAGGCGAGCGAGCAGATCGCCGCCAACATCATCGGCTCCGGCGACCGCATCACCCAGGCCCTGGCCGGACGCGGCGAAAACATCACCACGGCGCTCGGCACGGCCGGCGACGAGATGATCAGCAAGCTGTCGCTGCGCGGCGAGGATCTGGTCAACCGTCTGACCAGCGCCGCCACCGACGTCACCGAATCCTTCTCGCGCACCAGCGTCGAAGTGACGGACGTGCTGCTTTCGCGCAGCGCCGACATCAACGAGACGCTCGAGACGACCGGCCGCGCCATGGCCGAAACCGTCGCCGAGCGCGGCCGCGAGGTCAACGAGACCCTGGCCCGCGTCACGGAAGAGCTGACCGAAGGCCTCGACCGCCGCACCGCCGACATGACCCGCTCGATCTCGGTCACCGGCAACCAGGTCGCCGAGACGATTTCGCTGCACACCCGCGAAGTGAACGCGGCGCTCAAATCCAATGCGGACAGCCTGATCGTCGACCTGGCCCTGCGCGGCCAGGAGATCAATGACAAGCTCGACGAGACCGGCAACCGCATCGCCGACACCATTTCCGACCGCGGCGGCGACCTCGCCGACCGTCTGGCGCTGACCGGCGACCGGATCCAGGACGCCATCGCCATCGACGGCAGCGCGCTCGCGGAGCGGCTGACCTCGGCCGGCGACATCATGGCGACGCTGATCGAAGCCCGCACGGCGGCGCTGCGCGACACCATCGACGGCGCTTCCAACGCGGTCAACGAGACCTTTGACGCCCGCTCGGCCGAGCTGACCGAACGCCTCGCCACCGTCGGCGGCGAAGTCGCCAAGGCGATCGCGGTGCGCGGCCTCAAGGTCAACGAGACGATCATCGCTTCCGGCAACGAGATTTCCGAGACCATCGCCTCGCGCGCCGGCCTGCTGCATGAGCGGATCATCGAATCCGGCAAGCAGATCTCCGACACGATGGAGAGCCGTGGCACCGCCGTTTACGACCTGATCATCGAATCGAGCCAGCAGCTGGCCGATGCGATCGAGACGCGCGGCTCGGCCGTTCACCAGCGCATCCTGCATTCCGGCAACGAGATCGCCTCGACGATCGAGAGCCGCGGCACCGACATCCACGAGCGCATCCTCGCTTCGGGCAGCCGTTTCGCCGACGAGATCGCCAACCGCGCCGACAGCGCGCACCAGCAGATCCTCGCTTCCGGCACCGAACTGGCGGACGCGATCGAAAGCCGCGCAGGCGCCGTGCACCAGCGCATCCTCGCTTCCGGAACCGAGCTGGCCGACACGATCGAGAGCCGCGCCGAAGCCGCGCACCAGCGCATCATCGCTTCGGGCACCAACCTGGCCGGCGAGATCGAGAGCCGCGCCGAAGTCGCGCATGAGCGCATCCTGACCTCGGGCAGCAATCTGGTCGGCGAGATCGAGACGCGCGCCCAGGCGGCGCATGAGCGGATCCTGTCTTCCAGCGTCAATCTGGCCGGCGACATCGAGAGCCGGGCCGAGGCCGTGCACAAGCGCATCGTCGCTTCCGGCACCGAACTGGCCGGCGAGATCGAAAGCCGCGCCCAGGCGGTGCATGAGCGCATCCTTTCCAGCGGCACCGAGCTGGCGCAGGACATCACCGACCGCGCCGATGCTGTCCACCAGAGCATCATCGCGTCCGGCACCGACATCTCCGGCGAGATCGAGCGTCGCGGCCTCGATGCGCAGCAGCGCATCGTCAGCTCCGGCTCGGAACTGGCCGACGAACTGGCCAACCGCGCCACCGCGATCCACCAGCGCATCCTTTCCTCGGGCAGCGAGATCGCGGCCGAGATCGAAAGCCGCGGCACCGACGTGCATCAGCGCATCGTCAGCTCCGGTTCCGAGCTCGCCAACGAGATCACCAGCCGCGCCGAAGCCGTGCATCAGCGCATCATCGTCTCCGGCAGCGAAATCGCTGACGAGATCGAGAACCGCGCCTCGACCGTGCATCAGCGCGTGATCCAGGCCGGCACCGGCCTGATCGAGGAGATCGAGACCCGCACCGGCGCCGTACATGACCGGATCGTCACCGCTGGCTCGTCGCTGATCGGCGACATTGCCGGCCAGGCGAGCCTGGCGCAGGAGCAGATGCTGGAAGCCAGCGCCGGCCTTGCCGACCAGATCGCCAACCAGGCGCTCTCCGCGCATCGCCAGTTCATCTCGTCCGGCAATACGCTGATCGGCGAGCTGACCAGCCAGGCGCGCGCCGCGCATGAGGAGATCGTCACCTCGGGTTCGGGCCTGGTCGACCAGATCGCCAGCCATGCCCGCCTTGCCAACGAGCAGATCGTCGCGTCCGGCACGTCGCTCTCGGAAGAGATCGCCAACCAGGCCCGCGTCGCGCATGACCGGATCCTGACCTCCGGCTCCGAGCTCGCCAACGAGATCGAAGACCGCGCCAATGCCGTGCATCAGCGCATCGTCAGCTCCGGCGCCAATCTCGCCAACGAGATCGAGGGCCGCGCCACGGCCGTGCATGAGCGCATCGTCGCCTCGGGCACCGACCTGGCCAGCGAGATCGAGAACCGCGCCACCTCCGTGCATGACCGGATCGTCGATACGTCCAGCCGCTTCGGCGACCTGATCAACGATCGCGGCCTTGCCATCGCAACTGGTCTCGACGAGCGCTTCGCAGCGCTGCGCGACATCATCGAGGTTCGCGGCCCCGAACTGGTCACCCGCTTCGCCGATCGCGCCAACCTGATGGACACGACGCTGGCGGAACGCCTCGAAGGCTTCGGCGACGCGATCGAATCCAAGATCGGCGCTGTGTCCGAGACCCTCGACAGCAATACCCGGCGTATCGACGAGGCCCTGGACGCCCGCTCGGCCCAGATCAACCAGACCCTGATCGAGCGCACGCGCCACATCGCCGAGGCCTTCTCCAACGGCCAGGCCGAAATCGGCGCGATCATCGACGACCGCCTGTCGGACGTGACCAACCGTCTCTCCGATCGCACCCAGGCGCTTTCGGACATGCTGTCCGAGCGCTGGCAGTCGATCAACGAGACGCTGGGCGAAAAGGCCGTCGAGGCCGCCAACAGCTTCGACGCCCGCGCCGCCCAGATGGACCAGATCCTCTCGACGCGCCTCAGCGACATCAGCTCGACGCTCGGCCGTGAATCGGTCCGCGCCGCCGAGCAGATCGTCGGCTCGCTCTCGGACGCAACCGAGCAGCTCGTTGCTGCCTCGACCACGACCAGCGGCGCGCTGCGCGCCTCGGCAAGCGATGCCTCGCAGAGCCTGACCCAGTCGGCGGCGGACGCAACCCAGGTCTTCTCACAATCGGCAGCCGAAGCGACGCAGGCGCTGATGCAGTCGGTGGAAGACGCGTCGCAGAACCTCACCCGTTCGGCCGCCAATGCTTCCGAGAGCGTCACGCTTTCGGCCAATCAGGCATCGGAGGCCCTGTCGCAGGTGGCGAGCTCGACGGTCGAGCTGCTGTCGACCTCGAGCGCCGACGCGGCCGGTCACCTGTCGCGGGTTTCCGCCGAAGCGGCCGAGCAGATTTCGCGGGTCTCCCTCGAAGTCGAGCAGAGCCTGGGCGGTCGTGCGATGAACACCGCCAGCGCGCTGGAAGAACGGACCCGCGCCTTCAACGCGGTTCTCGAAACCCGCAGCGCGGAACTCGCCCAGTTGCTCGACGGGGAAGGCAACCGCCTCGTCGCAGCGATCGATCAGCGCAGCAACGACCTGACCAGCAGCGTCGCCACCGCCGGCGACACCATCGTCGACCTGCTGTCGACGAAGGGCTCCGAGATCGTCTCGATGGTGCTGTCGCGCACCGACGAGGCCGCCCGCGCCCTGATCGACAGCGGCGAGACCGTGTCGCGCAGCTTCGGCTCCACCAATGAGCGGCTCCGCACCGACGTGGCCGGCATCGTCGACCGCCTGGCGCAGTCGAACGAGATGCTCAATGCGCTGCTGACCCGCACTACCGAGAACCTGAACCAGATCGAGACGGGTCTCGCGACCCGGACCGGCGAGTTCGCCCAGGCGATCGAACAGGCGATCGGCGGCACGCAGAATTCCTCCACCCTGCTCGCTTCGCAGGTCGAGATGCTGCGCGACGTTTCGAAGGACGTGCTGGAAAATGTCGGCGCCATCGCCGGCCGCTTCGAGGACCAGGGCCGCTCGCTCAGCCTCGCCGCCAGCACGCTCACCTCGGCCAACAGCGAGATCGAAGGTTCGATCGAGCAGCGCCGCATCGCCCTCGACCAGCTCGCCCAGAGCCTTGCCGCCCGCTCGTCCGAGCTGGATGGCATGATGCGCACCTTCACGGAAACCGTCAGCACCTCGCTGAAGGATGCCGAGGATCGCGCTGCCGAGGTCGCCCGGATGCTCGCCCGTTCGAGCGAGACCGCCGCCAAGGGCGTTCTCGAAAATCTCGAGGGCATGCAGGCCACCGCCAGCAGCCAGAGCCAGAAGGCAGCCGACGCCGTCCGCGAGGCGAACCGCGCCCTGATGGACGACATGGCCGCCGTGGTGGCCCAGGCGACCAAGCAGTTCTCGGCCGCGACCGACGAAATGCGCTCCGCCGCCAAGGAGATGGCGCAGGATCTCGAGACCACCCGCACCGAACTGAAGCGTGGCGTGCTCGAACTCCCGGCCGAAACGCGCGAAAGCGCCGACGCCATGCGCCGTGTCGTCACCGACCAGCTGAAGGCCCTTTCCGAGCTTTCGGAAATCGTCGGCAAGCATGGCAAGTCGCTCGACGTCTCGGTGCCCGGCACGCCGGCTCCGGCGCCGCGCGGCCGCATCGCCGAGGCAGCGCCCTCCTTCGCCCGGTCGCAGCCGGCCGCCGCGCCGTCCCTCCGCCAGCCGGCACCCGAGCCGGTTCGCGCCGCGGCCGTCGCTCCGACTCCGGCGGCGCCTGCCCCGGTTGCCCAGCGCCCTGCCCCGGTTCGTCCGGCTCCTGTCGAGCCGGCCCGTCCCGCGGCTTCGGTCCGCCCGGCTCCGGCTCCGGCTCCGGCCCGCGCCGAGGCCAAGCCCGCTCCGGCCACGGAACAGGCCGAACCGCGCGGCTGGGTCTCCGATCTGCTGCGCCGCGCCTCGCGCGACGAAGACCACAGCGCCGCTCCGGTCGAGCGTCGTGAGGCGGAAGCTCCGGCTGCCGCCGCCGGCAACGGCGCGTCGCTCGGCAACCTCTCTTCCGACATTGCCCGGGCGATCGACCCGCGCGCGGCGGCGGAGCTCTGGGAGCGTCACCATCGCGGCGAGAAGAACGTCTTCACCCGCCGCCTCTACACGCTGGCGGGCCAGCAGACCTTCGACGAGATCCGCCGCAAGTATCAGAGCGAGGCGGATTTCAAGGCAGCGGTCGATCGCTATGTCGGCGATTTCGAGCGCCTGCTGAAGGAAGTGGCCCGCAACGGCCAGGACACGGCCGGCAACAATGCCTACCTCGTGTCCGATACCGGCAAGGTCTACACGATGCTGGCCCATGCGAGCGGCCGTTTCGACTGATCGACAAGGCACTGAAATCCCAAAAGGGCGCAGCCAAGGCTGCGCCCTTTTTCGTTGGAGCCCGCTCGTTGCGACCAGAAGGTCACACGGCCGGCTGCATTGCGATTAACGGGCTGTTCCGGATTGTCGCAGTCCCGGCGCGGGACTAGACAGGCCATTCTGACCATCGCGCCGGGCGTCGCTTCCGGCGCTCCCCGCATCAGAGGTCTGGACCTCCCTCCCATGCCCGACACCACGGCTGCGCACAGGCGCAAGAGCTTCGGCGCCTTCCAACATCGCGGCTTCCTGTTCTATTGGCTGTCCCGCCTCTGTGCGACCTTCGCCGTCAACATGGTGAGCGTCTCCGTCGGCTGGCAGGTCTATGACCTGACGCGCGATCCCTTCGATCTGGGCTTGATCGGACTGGTGCAGTTCCTGCCGGCGCTGCTGCTCGTCCTGGTAACGGGCTCGGTCGCCGACCGCTTCAACCGCCGCATGATCATGGCGCTCTGCCTGGCCGGCGAAGCCGTGGCCGTGATGGCGCTGCTGGCCTTCACCATCTCGGGCAGCGAGATGGTCGTCATCGTCTTCGGCATCCTGCTCTTCTTCGGCATCGTCCGCGCTTTCATGGGCCCGGCCTCGCAATCGCTCGCGCCCAATCTCGTGCCGACGCAGGATCTCGCCAGCGCCATCGCCTGGAATTCCTCCGCCTGGCAGATCGCGACCATCGTCGGCCCCGTCGCCGGCGGCCTGCTCTATGGCATCTCGCCCGAGGCGCCCTATGCCGTCGCGTTGGCCATGATGATCATCGGCGCGATCCTGATCCTGCTGGTGCCGAAGCCGGCTCAGAAGATCCTGGGCGACAAGGCGAGCTGGGAAACGGTGATCGCCGGCTTCCGCTATGTCTGGAAGGAAAAGATCGTACTGGGCGCGATCTCGCTCGACCTGTTCGCGGTCCTGCTTGGCGGCGCCACGGCGCTGATGCCGATCTTCGCGCGCGATATCCTGGATGTCGGCCCGTGGGGCCTCGGCCTGCTGCGCGCCGCGCCGGCTGTCGGCGCATTGACGGTGGCGGCCTGGCTCGCCTTCCATCCGATCCGCAACCATGCCGGCCTGCTGCTGTTCGCGTTTGTCACCATGTTCGGCCTGACCACCATCGTCTTCGGCCTGTCGACGCTGGTCTGGGTGTCGGTCGTCGCCCTCATCCTGATGGGCGCCAGCGACATGGTAAGCGTCTATATCCGCGAAACCCTGATCCAGCTCTGGACGCCGGACGCGGTGCGCGGCCGGGTGAACGCCGTCAACATGGTGTTCGTCGGCGCCTCAAACGAGCTTGGCGAGTTCCGGGCCGGCATGTCGGCCGCCGTTTTCGGCGCGGTCAGTGCGGTGGTGATCGGCGGCGCGGGCACGGTTGCCGTCGCGGCGCTGTGGGCCCGGTTCTTCCCGGATCTGCGCCGCGCCCGCCATCTGGACGGACGCCCCTGATCCCAACGAAAAAGAATGAGAGAGAGCGCGGTTCACGGAACCGAAACAGGCCCGCCGCATTGAGCTTTATATGAGCCAATTCGGGGAGCTGACATGAGTACCATTCTTCTCATTATCATCGTGATCCTGGTGATCGCAGCGCTGCCCAGTTGGCCCTACAGCTCCGGCTGGGGCTACTATCCGAGCGGCGGTCTCGGCCTGATCCTGATCATTCTGCTGATCCTGCTGCTGATGGGCAGGCTCTAGCCTGAACCACAAAATGGCCTCCCTCGGGAGGCCATTTTTCTTTTGGGCGTGGCGACGCCCGAATCGCTCCTAGCAGCGAACCCCTCGCGGATTGCATTCCAGCACTATCCCCGCGCCGCCCATTGCGGTAGCTGACGCATCCCTGCCTATGGATCGCGTCTCCCATGCACCACCCTGATTCCGCCGTCGACGAAGCCCGCACCTCGCGCGAACGAATGCTGGCCTGCCTGATCGTTGTCATCGCCACCCTCTCGACCATGGTGTCGATCGATCTGGTCCTGCCGGCAATTCCGACCCTGCCCTCGCTGCTGGGCGGCGATCCGCAGGCGGCGCAATATGTGCTCGCGACCTATATGGGCGGCTCCAGCATCGGCCTGATCCTGTTCGGCAGCATCGCCCATCGCTTCGACGCACGAAAGCTGCTGGCTTGGTCGCTGCTGGCCTATGCGATCGTTTCGGCGCTGGCGGCGCTTTCGACCGATATCTGGACGCTGAACGCCATCCGCGTCGTCCAGGGCGCCACCTCGGCCGGCGCCGCCGTCCTCCCCGCCCCCATGCTGCGCCGACTTTTCAGCGACACCGGCGCGGTGCGCGCCATTTCCGTCATCGGCAGCATCCAGTCGCTCGTGCCTGGCCTCGCCCCGCTGATCGGCGCGTGGCTGCTGCATGTCTCCGGCTGGCAGGCCTCGTTCATCGTGCCGGCCGTCCTGGGCGGGCTCGTCTCCATCGTCATCTTCCTCAAGCCGTCGCTGCTGCCGGCCAATCCGCAGATGCAGGCCGGCCAGACGCGCGGCGGCTATTGGGCGCTGCTCCGCAATCGGCCGTATCTGCGTTATGCGCTCAGCCACTCGCTGATCCTCGGCGGCCTGATCACCTTCGTCTTCAGCGCGCCCTACATCATGGTCGAGACGATGGGCGGCACGGTGGAGGCCTTCGTCCTGTTCCAGCTCCTGAGCGTCGCCATGTTCGTGGTGACCTCCAACCTCGCCGGCGTGTTCGTCCATCGCTGGGGTCCGGAACGGCTCGTCACCATCGGCACGCTGATGGTCGGCGCCTCGGCGATCGCCCTTCTGGTCTATGCCTTCGCCGGGGGCTCCAGCATCGTCGTGCTGCTGTTCATCATGCTTCCGGTTCCGGGCGGGTTGGGACTTCGCGGCGGCGTCGGCTTCGTCAAGTCGCTGGCGGCTTCCGCCCCCGACGAGGGGCGCGGCTCGGCGGCGCTGATGCTCGCGATCACGCTGCTGCCGACCATCGGCACGGCGCTCGTGGCGCCGTTCATCCAGTTCGGCCTCCCGGCGCTGGCCATCGCCTTCGCGGTCATCACCCTGCCGGCGATCGCCGCGATCTACCTGCTGCCGCGCTATGAGGGCTCGGCGATCAGCACGGCGGCGATGCATCTCGGCTAGTAGTCGCGCGCCGTGACAGCGTTCACAGCGCCCGGCCTGACGCTACGGTATCAACCCCTCGCCGACGGATGAACCGCCGGTCTTGCAGGGAGATACCATCATGAAGAACGCGCTCAACCTTCCGCGCTGGCTGCGTCGCCGCCAGGATCGCCGGATCCTGATGTCGATGGACGATCGCATGCTCGCCGATGTCGGCATCAGCCGGTCGCAGATTGACCTCTACATCTCCGGCGCGCGCGGCCGCTGAGATGACCAGGATCCGACCCCAGCGTCAGGAACCGCCGGCAGCCATTGCCCGGCCGGCGGCGAGAATGGCGGCGTCAGCCCCCAGGGCTGTGGTGACGCTGCCGCCCTTCTCGTTGTAGGGCGCGCCCTTGTAGCGCGGATCGCGCCACGGCCCCGTGGTGATGGTGATGCCGCGAAACACCAGTTGGCCATTGACGCGCGACAGGTTCATGCCGCCCGACGAGGCGCCGGTCGCATCGCAATCCGTCCGGAAGAACGAGGTCGCCGCCGCCGAGCGCGACTTGTTGATAGCGCGCCGCACCTGGCAGCCCTGCGCGACGGGAATATCGCGATCGACGTCCTTCTCCATCTCGGCCGGATGCGCGGTGATGACGATCAGCTTGTCGCCATTCTGCACCGGCACGTCCGGCGCGACCGGGAACGGCACGGCGCCCGCCAGGGGCTCGACCAGCCGCACGATCGCATAATCATTGTTCGATCCCGCCTTCGGCTTCTTGGAGCCGAAATGCGTCCGGTCGTCGACGATCAGGTCGATCATCGGCCCATCGACGCTCTGCGGGCGGAAGAAGCATTTCCAGCGCCGCTTGCCCGAGGGCTCGAAGAAGACATGCGCCGCGGTGAGGATCTGCTGGTTGGTCAGGAACAGCGCCGCAGATCCGACGGAAGGCGATGGCGACAGGCAACCGACATAGCCCGAGACGCTGCGGATGCGCGAAATCTCGCTGCGGGAGAGGCCAAGCGATGGCCCGATCTTGAGCAGCGAATCGCGGTCATCCGTGCCGTCGATGATGTTCACACGTTGCAGGAGCGGCGCCGACCGCCCAGGCTGCAGGTCCGCGAAACCGATCCGCGTCGAAAGATCCATGGCCTGGGAAGCGGCGGGAAGCAGCAGGGCGAGGCAGAAAGTGAGGATGCGCATGGGGCGACCATGCCATGCCGGTGCGGTGCCGTCACCTGCCTCTCGGGCTTGAAATGGGTGTCTCGAACATATTTGGTCGCACCCTCGGATCGCCACTTGTAGTGAAGCTGTTAAGCTGGCTCAATTCAAGATGACGCTCCTGTAGACGTGTATCCAGACTAGGTTGGCGAAATGCAGTTGAGACCCGTCACGTATTATTCCGACTTCGTCATCTACCCAATCACGCTAGCCGGGCTGGTCTTGGCTGTCGTGTTCTGGCAGGGACACATCAATCCTCTCGTCTGGATCGCCGCCTTTGGCGTCGGCCTGTGCGTGTGGACCTTCGCCGAGTATTGGATCCATCGCGGCATCCTGCATAACGTCGTCTATTTCCGCGATCTGCACGAGACGCATCACGCGG is a genomic window of Kaistia defluvii containing:
- a CDS encoding DUF3309 family protein; its protein translation is MSTILLIIIVILVIAALPSWPYSSGWGYYPSGGLGLILIILLILLLMGRL
- a CDS encoding trypsin-like serine peptidase; the protein is MRILTFCLALLLPAASQAMDLSTRIGFADLQPGRSAPLLQRVNIIDGTDDRDSLLKIGPSLGLSRSEISRIRSVSGYVGCLSPSPSVGSAALFLTNQQILTAAHVFFEPSGKRRWKCFFRPQSVDGPMIDLIVDDRTHFGSKKPKAGSNNDYAIVRLVEPLAGAVPFPVAPDVPVQNGDKLIVITAHPAEMEKDVDRDIPVAQGCQVRRAINKSRSAAATSFFRTDCDATGASSGGMNLSRVNGQLVFRGITITTGPWRDPRYKGAPYNEKGGSVTTALGADAAILAAGRAMAAGGS
- a CDS encoding MFS transporter codes for the protein MHHPDSAVDEARTSRERMLACLIVVIATLSTMVSIDLVLPAIPTLPSLLGGDPQAAQYVLATYMGGSSIGLILFGSIAHRFDARKLLAWSLLAYAIVSALAALSTDIWTLNAIRVVQGATSAGAAVLPAPMLRRLFSDTGAVRAISVIGSIQSLVPGLAPLIGAWLLHVSGWQASFIVPAVLGGLVSIVIFLKPSLLPANPQMQAGQTRGGYWALLRNRPYLRYALSHSLILGGLITFVFSAPYIMVETMGGTVEAFVLFQLLSVAMFVVTSNLAGVFVHRWGPERLVTIGTLMVGASAIALLVYAFAGGSSIVVLLFIMLPVPGGLGLRGGVGFVKSLAASAPDEGRGSAALMLAITLLPTIGTALVAPFIQFGLPALAIAFAVITLPAIAAIYLLPRYEGSAISTAAMHLG
- a CDS encoding 2Fe-2S iron-sulfur cluster-binding protein encodes the protein MAKITYIAFDGTPYEIEARDGSTVMENAVRNAVPGIEAECGGACACATCHVYVDEAWVAITGEPEAMEEDMLDFAQDVQPNSRLSCQIRVKPELDGLIVRIPERQG
- a CDS encoding NAD(P)/FAD-dependent oxidoreductase, whose protein sequence is MSETIEADVVIVGAGPVGLFAVFELGLLDVRCHLIDILEKPGGQCAELYPEKPIYDIPAFPIITGDGLTENLMAQIKPFDPTFHLGEQVNGIERLEDGSFRVTTDADKVFLTKVVVIAAGGGSFQPKRPPVPAIENFEGKSVFYSVRKMEAFRDHDILIVGGGDSALDWTLNLQPIARSVTLMHRRDAFRAAPDSVNKMRALVEAGEMKLMFGQVTGLEGADGQITHAVIADNDDNEHKLPTTRLLPFFGLTMKLGPIANWGLNLHENLIKVDTEKFQTSEPGIFSIGDINWYPGKLKLILSGFHEAALMAQAASRIVFPDKKILFQYTTSSTSLQKKLGVA
- a CDS encoding MFS transporter produces the protein MPDTTAAHRRKSFGAFQHRGFLFYWLSRLCATFAVNMVSVSVGWQVYDLTRDPFDLGLIGLVQFLPALLLVLVTGSVADRFNRRMIMALCLAGEAVAVMALLAFTISGSEMVVIVFGILLFFGIVRAFMGPASQSLAPNLVPTQDLASAIAWNSSAWQIATIVGPVAGGLLYGISPEAPYAVALAMMIIGAILILLVPKPAQKILGDKASWETVIAGFRYVWKEKIVLGAISLDLFAVLLGGATALMPIFARDILDVGPWGLGLLRAAPAVGALTVAAWLAFHPIRNHAGLLLFAFVTMFGLTTIVFGLSTLVWVSVVALILMGASDMVSVYIRETLIQLWTPDAVRGRVNAVNMVFVGASNELGEFRAGMSAAVFGAVSAVVIGGAGTVAVAALWARFFPDLRRARHLDGRP
- a CDS encoding DUF1127 domain-containing protein — protein: MKNALNLPRWLRRRQDRRILMSMDDRMLADVGISRSQIDLYISGARGR